Proteins encoded in a region of the Brevefilum fermentans genome:
- a CDS encoding phosphoribosyltransferase family protein produces MKKRETYGIEIAGLHRELELFEVKPGLRIAILNILGDTPLVEACATALAEKLIGLDFDVLVTAEAKSIPIAHALSVATGKPYVVLRKFYKLYMGDALQSETFSITTGEQQTLFLDEKDRALIKSKKVVIIDDVISTGSTLQGMHFILDKAGASVVAEAAILTEGEQAKWSNIISLGHIPIFVD; encoded by the coding sequence ATGAAAAAACGTGAAACTTATGGCATCGAAATCGCCGGATTGCACCGTGAATTAGAATTATTTGAAGTTAAACCTGGTTTAAGAATCGCGATTCTAAATATCCTTGGAGATACGCCCTTAGTCGAGGCTTGTGCTACAGCCCTGGCTGAAAAATTAATTGGTCTTGATTTTGATGTTCTGGTAACTGCTGAAGCAAAAAGCATTCCGATTGCCCATGCACTGTCCGTTGCCACTGGCAAACCCTATGTGGTGTTACGTAAATTCTATAAACTCTATATGGGCGATGCCTTGCAATCGGAGACATTCTCCATCACCACTGGCGAACAACAAACCCTGTTTCTCGATGAGAAAGATCGTGCATTAATCAAGAGCAAAAAGGTTGTGATCATCGATGATGTCATCAGTACAGGTTCGACACTCCAGGGCATGCATTTTATTCTGGATAAAGCCGGTGCATCCGTTGTTGCTGAAGCCGCAATACTCACCGAGGGCGAGCAGGCAAAATGGTCTAACATCATCTCCCTCGGACATATCCCAATATTCGTCGATTAA
- a CDS encoding DinB family protein, which produces MHIRIGIENNIEGRTLAWALDYPGCFAYGMDEAEALINLPRALLEYDYWIKNHTDDPWVNFTDMGMVVVEKYDTFRLGADYLPAPAGEGYEINAWFIDDWRPLSMVEIEQGLMIFRWQREELLAGLTTLPPQLLEKDFPNQRWTILGIAKHVANAELWYLQRMDLVNLTRQEFPTETTARLAHTANLIEQTFPQFADKTVVRGIEGEIWSYRKILRRTLWHQRDHIEHIKQLAFSET; this is translated from the coding sequence ATGCACATTCGGATTGGCATCGAAAATAATATTGAAGGACGTACCCTGGCTTGGGCTTTGGATTACCCTGGCTGTTTCGCCTATGGCATGGACGAAGCCGAAGCTCTGATCAACCTGCCCCGAGCGCTGCTGGAATACGATTACTGGATCAAGAATCACACCGATGATCCCTGGGTGAATTTTACGGACATGGGCATGGTGGTTGTGGAAAAGTATGACACTTTCCGCCTGGGCGCAGACTATTTGCCCGCTCCCGCCGGCGAGGGATATGAGATCAACGCCTGGTTCATCGATGATTGGCGCCCGCTTTCAATGGTGGAGATTGAACAGGGGTTGATGATTTTTCGATGGCAGCGTGAGGAGTTGCTGGCAGGTCTAACCACACTCCCACCGCAATTGCTGGAAAAAGACTTCCCAAATCAGCGCTGGACCATTCTGGGCATCGCCAAACACGTCGCCAATGCGGAACTCTGGTATCTCCAACGAATGGATCTGGTTAACCTCACCCGGCAAGAATTCCCTACTGAAACAACAGCCCGCCTGGCACATACGGCGAATTTGATTGAGCAAACTTTCCCACAGTTTGCAGACAAGACGGTCGTCAGGGGCATTGAGGGCGAAATTTGGTCATATCGCAAAATCCTGCGGCGAACGCTCTGGCATCAGCGCGATCACATCGAACATATCAAACAATTGGCTTTTAGCGAAACATAA